One segment of Primulina tabacum isolate GXHZ01 chromosome 6, ASM2559414v2, whole genome shotgun sequence DNA contains the following:
- the LOC142549630 gene encoding transcription factor MYB3-like, translated as MRKCCKKHKEIKESSWSDREDNKLTDYINVHGEGRWSKVPKSAGLHRCGKCCRLRWMNHLRPNIKRGSYFGEDEEDLVIRLYALLGNRWSLIAGRLPGRTDDEVRNQWHSHTKKKLIKMGVDPSKHGLKLCPFTTFSSCNKALDHHGDMQDESSGSINNLETR; from the exons ATGAGGAAATGTTGTAAGAAACACAAGGAGATTAAAGAGTCCTCGTGGAGCGACCGAGAAGATAATAAGTTGACCGATTACATCAACGTTCATGGCGAAGGGCGTTGGAGCAAAGTCCCCAAATCGGCAG GGCTGCACCGGTGTGGCAAATGTTGCAGACTGCGTTGGATGAACCACCTAAGGCCAAATATCAAGCGAGGAAGTTACTTCGGTGAAGATGAAGAAGACCTCGTTATTAGGCTCTATGCACTCCTCGGCAATCG GTGGTCTCTCATTGCTGGACGTTTGCCGGGTCGGACGGATGATGAAGTAAGGAATCAGTGGCATTCACATACTAAGAAAAAGTTGATAAAAATGGGCGTCGATCCAAGTAAACATGGCTTGAAACTATGCCCTTTTACTACGTTCAGCTCATGTAATAAGGCACTGGACCACCACGGAGATATGCAAGATGAATCATCTGGTTCGATAAACAACCTCGAGACCCGATGA